Sequence from the Candidatus Acidulodesulfobacterium acidiphilum genome:
TAAATTTGTCTATTTTTAATATTTTACATAATATTTTATTTTATATAATGCCACCTAAAAATTCAGATACAAAATCTATTATAGGAATAACATGGGAATAATTCATTCTTAAAGGACCTATTATTCCTATCGACCCCCTAATCATATTTGTTTCGCTCATATAAGGCGCCGTTATAAGAGAAAGACCTGATATTTCAGACCACTCTTCTTCCGAACCTATGAATATCTGTTTTGTTTTGGAATTTTTAGTATGCCCGAGAAGTTTTATTATATTTTTTTTGTCCGAAATTGTCTTTATAAGAAATTTTATCTGTTCGTTATTGGAAAATTCGGGCTCTTCCAATAAATCTCCTTCCGGGCCCACGAAAAGACAGTTATCGTAATGCTCATATTCCCAATAATCCGACACGTTTCCAATAGAAGAAAAAATTTCCATATTTAAAATAGAATAAAAATTTTCCTTATCGCTATACATTTCTTCTATTATTATTTCTTTTAACTCGTCTAAACTGCAATTTTTCTTTTCGATTATTTCGTTTAATTTATTAGAATAGCGCGTTAGTTCGTTTTGTTTTATATCTTTAGTTATATAAAACGATTTATTTTCCGTAACGCCGTTCGCAAAAACTATAATAGCAAGTATATTTTTTTCTTTTATCCTGATAAATTCTATATGTAGAAGATTAGCTTCGGACATATCCGGCGCCAGAACTACGCCTGCATAATGGGACAAATCGGAAAGCAGTATGGAAACCTGATTTAATATTCCGTTTAAATCTTTTTTTGCCGAAGTTAATCTTATTTCAACATCTTCTTTTTCTTTAAGCGAAATTTTTTCTGTCTTCATCAAACTGTCGACATAAAACTTATATCCTTTAGCCGTCGGAATTCTGCCGGCGGAAAAATGCGGCTGATAAATATAGCCTGCTTCTTCCAGCGAAGCCATAATGTTTCTTA
This genomic interval carries:
- the hrcA gene encoding heat-inducible transcription repressor HrcA, with amino-acid sequence MKTVEEKTEKFNYNDLNERSREILLGIIEGYFGTANPVGSKFIAENSKLNLSSASIRNIMASLEEAGYIYQPHFSAGRIPTAKGYKFYVDSLMKTEKISLKEKEDVEIRLTSAKKDLNGILNQVSILLSDLSHYAGVVLAPDMSEANLLHIEFIRIKEKNILAIIVFANGVTENKSFYITKDIKQNELTRYSNKLNEIIEKKNCSLDELKEIIIEEMYSDKENFYSILNMEIFSSIGNVSDYWEYEHYDNCLFVGPEGDLLEEPEFSNNEQIKFLIKTISDKKNIIKLLGHTKNSKTKQIFIGSEEEWSEISGLSLITAPYMSETNMIRGSIGIIGPLRMNYSHVIPIIDFVSEFLGGII